The Montipora foliosa isolate CH-2021 chromosome 1, ASM3666993v2, whole genome shotgun sequence genome has a window encoding:
- the LOC138000916 gene encoding histamine H2 receptor-like isoform X1, giving the protein MSGSNRNATNKVEVSSLLASSECTPWIVTLISECVAIVVLNLITMAVFMTQRQMQRRGTYILIRNLTMADLLAGVISGPLQIERIGRHCDAWEYTFDVSSWADLIKFAFLHIFSFASLANLAVISLERVHATYRPSRHLFMNRRVYYVTIAIIWLIAIIREALQITLGKMPFQDRGKIPLVINSALYVAYYFLVLLVVCICYLSIFIKVRLGRRINRLDNGVIMRERKLSAIWFGVTVASLITLLPVITYICLGLFHPDFPSPKSPVNFHLRMFALTCFISNSLVNPIIYAMRMQGFRTGVRNLLCGGAPADANMAAIPLEENL; this is encoded by the coding sequence ATGTCTGGCAGTAACAGAAATGCAACCAACAAAGTCGAAGTGTCTTCACTTCTCGCCTCATCAGAATGCACTCCGTGGATCGTTACGCTAATATCTGAATGTGTAGCCATAGTGGTTCTCAATCTTATCACCATGGCTGTATTCATGACACAACGCCAGATGCAGCGCCGAGGCACGTACATTCTTATCCGAAATCTTACGATGGCTGATCTCTTGGCGGGGGTTATTTCAGGTCCTCTTCAGATTGAACGAATCGGTCGACATTGTGATGCCTGGGAGTACACCTTTGATGTCAGTTCTTGGGCTGATCTGATCAAATTTGCATTTCTCCATATCTTCTCCTTTGCTTCGCTTGCAAATCTTGCTGTCATCTCGTTGGAGCGCGTGCACGCCACATACCGTCCTTCCAGGCATCTATTCATGAACAGACGAGTCTACTACGTCACTATAGCCATCATTTGGCTGATAGCTATTATCAGAGAAGCTCTTCAAATCACGTTAGGAAAAATGCCATTTCAAGATCGCGGGAAGATCCCTTTAGTAATAAATTCCGCTCTGTATGTTGCATACTATTTCCTAGTTCTCCTTGTTGTATGCATTTGCTACCTTTCAATTTTTATCAAGGTTCGTTTAGGCCGGCGAATAAACCGCCTCGACAACGGAGTTATCATGAGAGAGCGCAAGCTATCCGCCATTTGGTTTGGTGTTACAGTTGCTTCCTTGATCACTCTCTTGCCTGTTATAACATATATATGTCTGGGTTTGTTCCATCCTGATTTCCCTTCGCCGAAAAGTCCCGTAAATTTTCACCTGCGAATGTTCGCTCTAACATGTTTCATATCAAACTCGTTGGTAAATCCCATCATCTACGCCATGCGTATGCAAGGCTTCCGCACCGGCGTGAGAAATTTACTTTGCGGTGGCGCTCCTGCTGATGCAAACATGGCCGCTATTCCACTTGAAGAAAACCTGTAG